From the Pseudomonadota bacterium genome, the window AAAACCCCCGCTGGAAAGGTGTGACCCGCCCGTACACCGCCGAAGACGTCGTGCGCCTGCGCGGTTCGATCCAGCCCGAGCACACCCTCGCTCGCCGCGGTGCGGAGAAGCTGTGGAACCTGGTGAACGGCGACGCACGGAAGGGCTACGTCAACTGCATGGGCGCACTCACCGGCGGCCAGGCGATGCAGCAGGCCAAGGCCGGCATCGAGGCGATTTACCTGTCCGGATGGCAGGTGGCTGCGGACGCGAACAGCTCCGAGCAGATGTACCCCGACCAGTCCCTGTACGCCTACGACTCGGTGCCGACCATCGTGCGCCGCATCAACAACACCTTCAAGCGCGCGGACGAAATCCAGTGGTCACGTGGCGTGAGCCCGGACGACGAGAACGGCACCGACTACTTTCTGCCGATCGTGGCCGACGCCGAAGCGGGTTTCGGTGGCGTGCTGAACGCCTTCGAACTCATGAAGAACATGATCGCGAACGGCGCAGCCGGCGTCCACTTCGAAGACCAGCTCGCCGCGGTGAAGAAGTGCGGCCACATGGGTGGCAAGGTGCTGGTGCCGACCATGGAAGCGGTGCAGAAGCTCGTCTCGGCGCGCCTCGCAGCTGACGTCATGGGCGTGCCCACCATTGTGCTCGCACGCACCGACGCGAACGCGGCCGACCTCCTCACCTCCGACGCGGACGACTACGACAAGCCGTTCTGCACCGGTGAGCGCACCGCCGAAGGCTTCTACCGCACCAACTGCGGCATCGACCAGGCGATCGCACGCGGCCTGGCCTACGCACCGTACTCCGATCTGCTCTGGTGTGAAACTGCAACCCCGGACCTCGACGAAGCACAGAAATTCGCCGACGCGATTCACGCGAAATACCCGGATCAGCTGCTCGCCTACAACTGTTCACCGAGCTTCAACTGGAAGAAGAACCTCGACGACGCGACCATCGCCCGCTTCCAGCAGGCGATTGCCGACATGGGTTACAAGTACCAGTTCATCACGCTCGCCGGTATCCACAACATGTGGTACAACATGTTCGACTTGGCATACCACTACGCCCGCGGCGAAGGCATGAAGCACTACGTCGAGAAGGTCCAGGAACCGGAGTTTGCGGCAGCCGAGCGCGGCTACAGCTTTGTTGC encodes:
- the aceA gene encoding isocitrate lyase, with protein sequence MTQSRQAQIDALEKDWAENPRWKGVTRPYTAEDVVRLRGSIQPEHTLARRGAEKLWNLVNGDARKGYVNCMGALTGGQAMQQAKAGIEAIYLSGWQVAADANSSEQMYPDQSLYAYDSVPTIVRRINNTFKRADEIQWSRGVSPDDENGTDYFLPIVADAEAGFGGVLNAFELMKNMIANGAAGVHFEDQLAAVKKCGHMGGKVLVPTMEAVQKLVSARLAADVMGVPTIVLARTDANAADLLTSDADDYDKPFCTGERTAEGFYRTNCGIDQAIARGLAYAPYSDLLWCETATPDLDEAQKFADAIHAKYPDQLLAYNCSPSFNWKKNLDDATIARFQQAIADMGYKYQFITLAGIHNMWYNMFDLAYHYARGEGMKHYVEKVQEPEFAAAERGYSFVAHQQEVGAGYFDDVTTVIQGGASSVTALTGSTEEDQF